From Ramlibacter tataouinensis, the proteins below share one genomic window:
- a CDS encoding TIGR00730 family Rossman fold protein, with the protein MPSTRNLHDRRLADAWATLQAHSREGLPLDPDASRLAFADPEFLLRRETRGIRFQLELLKPDLEQQGQGIENTIVVFGSARFRSEQEAAALLAAAERSGDEALLRRARLCERNAHYYEKARAFGRLVAEYSAGKKPVDKLFVCTGGGPGIMEAANRGAHEAGGISVGLSIALPMEEEPNRFVTPDLSFKFHYFALRKMHFMMRAKAMVAFPGGFGTLDELFEVITLVQTRKSKQVPIVLFGTDYWKRLIDFDVLIDEGVISPDDLELFQHADDVVSAWDIIKNFYRL; encoded by the coding sequence ATGCCTTCCACGAGAAACCTCCACGATCGGCGGCTGGCCGATGCGTGGGCCACCCTGCAGGCCCACTCGCGCGAGGGGCTCCCCCTCGACCCCGACGCCAGCCGCCTGGCTTTCGCCGATCCCGAATTCCTGTTGCGCCGCGAAACGCGAGGCATTCGCTTTCAGCTCGAGTTGCTCAAACCCGACCTCGAACAGCAGGGCCAGGGCATCGAGAACACGATCGTTGTCTTCGGCAGCGCGCGCTTTCGCAGCGAGCAGGAGGCGGCAGCGCTGCTTGCTGCGGCCGAGAGGTCCGGCGACGAAGCGTTGCTGCGCCGCGCCCGGCTGTGCGAGCGCAATGCCCACTACTACGAGAAGGCCCGCGCATTCGGCAGGCTGGTCGCCGAATACAGCGCAGGCAAGAAACCGGTCGACAAGCTGTTCGTCTGCACCGGCGGCGGCCCCGGCATCATGGAGGCGGCGAACCGCGGCGCACACGAAGCCGGCGGCATCAGCGTGGGCCTGTCCATCGCGCTGCCCATGGAGGAAGAACCGAATCGCTTTGTGACGCCGGACCTGTCCTTCAAGTTCCACTACTTCGCGCTGCGCAAGATGCACTTCATGATGCGCGCCAAGGCCATGGTCGCCTTCCCCGGGGGCTTCGGCACACTGGACGAGCTGTTCGAGGTGATCACGCTGGTTCAGACCCGCAAATCCAAGCAGGTGCCCATCGTGCTGTTCGGCACCGACTACTGGAAGCGGCTGATCGACTTTGACGTGCTGATCGACGAGGGCGTGATTTCGCCGGACGACCTGGAACTGTTCCAGCATGCCGACGACGTGGTCAGCGCCTGGGACATCATCAAGAACTTCTACCGGCTGTAA